CACAGATGACGACGATAAAGACCAGCAATCACAAGAgcaagaaattcaagatcaacttgaacTTCAACCTGATTGCCCCCGCGAGATAATCGTCTCTCCTGACTCACTTTATTGCAATCAACCTTaacaactcttcatctttgtcaCCTTTCAAACctttcaaatatttctCCCACGCCAATCTGGTTTGAATTAACCATTCACTCAGATAGAGCTCATGCAGTGagattcttttcttaaCGTCTGGGTTTAGCATCCTCATCATTCCTTCAATGCTTCCGTCCTGCGTAATTCTCTGAAATCCTTCATCGAGGTTTTTGTCACTTGCCAATGCTCTGCGAATCGAATACCCATCCATTTTGTTCATTCCCAACTCCCTGTATCTCGCAGAAAACTCCCGATATGATCGATCCTCCTTCGTAGCCATCATCCACGGTTTCGATAGAGTCTTCAACTGATAGTACACCACTCCTAAAGACCACACATCAATTGCATAAAAGTCCACTTTGCTAGCCGATTCCAACCGTACATTCTCACCATCCTTTTTATACTGAAATAGTTCTGGTGCCTTGAACGAATTTGTGCCATATGATAAAAAATCCCCGTTCAAGTCATAACCGTCGAGTCTATCTAGATCAACAGCATAACCAAAATCACTTAATAGCAGCTCTCCATTGCTGTCTATAAGAATATTCTCCGGTTTCAAATCTCTATGAGCAATatgcagaaaatgaaggTATTTGACGGCGTTGaatattttgaaaaatgtgAAGTCGGCAAGGTTATCGCTTgttttcaacttcaatcGTCGGCACTTACTGAGAAGACTCAAAAGATCTCCATTCGGATAGATATCAAGCAATATAAAGAGCCATTTCTTGTTGCTCTCGCAGTCCTCATCCTTGAAAAGTCCCCATATCTTCACAACACGTACCTGCTTGCTATTAAGGTTTGCTTTCTTTAACGTAAAATACTCATTGACTGAATCAAACATATATTGCTTGTCAGATTTCTCTTTAACACGAATGAATTTTTTAGCAACATACTGTTGGGAATGCGGAGGACTGCATGTTTGATCTATGCCTGTTAACTGGTTAACTTTAAGAATGGTTCCGCCAGAACCTTTGTCCAGAACCTTGTCGATCTTGAAGTAATCAGATAGGCGGGGTACCTCGGAAAGTGAAGATTCCCAGTAGTTTGACTTGCTGCCTTCCAATAAAAGTTCATCTATATGCTGGAAATCACCCCATGGATGTAAGTGGGCATCCGTCATTGACCCAATGCAAAGTTAAATTAAAAGATGACCTTCATAGATCAAACCTTCGTTCAGCAATCTCGGCTGTTGCTTAAAGACCGTAATAGTGCGTCGCCGTGCACTCTTCAGGATCGACGCGTCTAATTTTTATAAGCGTGTGCTTATCGAGCGCGGTTAATTCCGGAGGCAAGCGGTTACTATCATCATTTATTGTCGTCACAAGTTACGACTGCATACTTAACTTATAAGCCCTAGTGCCACCCCAGTACCTCCCCGCATGTCTCATCTATTTTCGGCTCTCGCTGATGCCATCGCTCAACAATCCAAGGAGTCACTTACAACGAATCGTGGCAGGTCACTTTTGTCGTACTGTGCCTCACCATTTGCTACCATGTGCATGTTGACTGCCATGATCCTTAACCGGATTGTCATATTTGCATCTTCACGTCGAATTAAGACGCTTCCAAGAATTTCTAGGGTGCTTCTACGACTTGTGGCCATCTACGCACTAATTCAAGGCAGCTATGGCTTATTTGTCTCCATGAAAATGTACTCCTCATCGTCCTTTATACCCTCTtactttgattttgatagGAATACGTTCAAGACAAAACAATTCTTGGGTCTTTACTATAGCTCGACATATTTTGAGAGGCACTCCACTGTCAATGGTGCCCAATACCTTTTTGAAGGTCCAAGCACGGTGGTTTTCCGACCTTTCTATTTGTCCTTGTGTCTTAGTCAGATTCTTGAGACATTTATAGGAGTTACAAGCGGTAATAAACCTTGCATGGAAACCTCATTAACTCTATTTGAATATTCATTGGCTTTCCAGGAGGCTCAAGGTTATAATTTACGACCTAGCGTGGAGCTTCTCGTCGTGGCATTAATTGCGTTGGCAAATCAACTAAGCCTTCATATTCTAGACTTATTCGATAGTCTTAAATACCGTCTGATACCTTCCACTGTCATTGGTTTATACACATTAGCCTTTTGCTTCCATTTGGTGATTCAGGGTCGTATTTTCTACGTTCCATTTTCGATTATGATGGGATATTTGCCTCATATGATCAGCTTCGCTATAATTTGCCTTAGCGGTTTTGTCTATTTACTAGCGGGTATAGTCAGAGGCTCGTTTAAAGATCTCACAATTACCATGGTTTTTGACAATCTCAGCTCAATCAATGTAACACTTTCGGATGACTTCTATACGGCATTACTGACGGTTGGCTCGTTTGTTGTAAATGCATCGGGCAAACAGAGCTATGTTCTTGAGGCCCCTTCTGTGAAACTACCCAGAGAGAACTATTTAGAGATGCGGGAAAGGCTACCGATCTGTGGATACGGCATTAATGTTTCTACGTACCCTGGAATGATTCAAGGGACATATGATATTGATAGTGAGAACGGTAAAGCTTGGGTCGTTACGAGGAGATTGAAGGGCCTCAAGAGACTTGCGACGGAGTTTATTGGTGCTATTAGAGGTAACGTGCTAGAAAAAACGCCGGCAGGAGTTGGCGAGGTTCAGCCCGAGACCACAGAGAACAGCGTAGAGACTCAGATAACTGATTTGAATGCACTTAGCAACGATGAGATCGAAGAGAAGTATTTGGAATTGCTTTTAAAAAAACAAATAGGCGATACGGATACTTCTCCGGATTACCAGCCAAGCGATGTTGTTGACGTTGACATCATCGATAAAGACGacatt
The sequence above is a segment of the Brettanomyces nanus chromosome 4, complete sequence genome. Coding sequences within it:
- a CDS encoding uncharacterized protein (EggNog:ENOG41) translates to MSHLFSALADAIAQQSKESLTTNRGRSLLSYCASPFATMCMLTAMILNRIVIFASSRRIKTLPRISRVLLRLVAIYALIQGSYGLFVSMKMYSSSSFIPSYFDFDRNTFKTKQFLGLYYSSTYFERHSTVNGAQYLFEGPSTVVFRPFYLSLCLSQILETFIGVTSGNKPCMETSLTLFEYSLAFQEAQGYNLRPSVELLVVALIALANQLSLHILDLFDSLKYRLIPSTVIGLYTLAFCFHLVIQGRIFYVPFSIMMGYLPHMISFAIICLSGFVYLLAGIVRGSFKDLTITMVFDNLSSINVTLSDDFYTALLTVGSFVVNASGKQSYVLEAPSVKLPRENYLEMRERLPICGYGINVSTYPGMIQGTYDIDSENGKAWVVTRRLKGLKRLATEFIGAIRGNVLEKTPAGVGEVQPETTENSVETQITDLNALSNDEIEEKYLELLLKKQIGDTDTSPDYQPSDVVDVDIIDKDDIGEEEINTNALGELMNADEFQSIIKPSSAQQLLENRILAYHMENYDKPVTQLTRSYFANYYDEEMKLMDLIREKRLGKVVATNCSADGECDVGANANATDTDTDALGTCVICHENSRQIILWPCKCLAICESCRVSLFVRKFDKCVCCRSEVKSYSKIYVP